A window of the Bufo gargarizans isolate SCDJY-AF-19 chromosome 1, ASM1485885v1, whole genome shotgun sequence genome harbors these coding sequences:
- the SMTN gene encoding smoothelin isoform X1, which yields MEDKQQRALRTLAGRLEEMSDVEELTALLRNASEYEERKLIRAAIRKIRNDEIEAAALAGMLVSRYTDEDDGTVQSTKSMDDFGDTTPSLAQEKEDLEERNLIKAQIHELRTSQNGSNRTEKNETVSDISLILSTPRDKLSSSSSSSSSEPGNMAQSHTTEHSTLSPDSEEEPLPSGSNEVFMESATQILNSEQESLPRTTSVFREPAPVQKPESSWTERKQNLANKLKADTNGSYPAEKASRTWTEPDGQVPLSPFRRANSVRDRMKKFTEEPPGAPPSLGFRFSSMRGERAPARGARVLQQQGLFSASQKNGQENNRKTGQEEKLVAKSGLSQTSAGLGSHRVDHSTSSSSRTQDSKNASVPEIKGSKSSATKGSLAPSSAGLSTSSGKVSRRLPQSQGSFIPKQEGGRSNSNQLQGTQVTTEGGKQLENTDGTITTSVAQERVQPSTPSLNASSEDTQGEKQDADMKTLLTIEIKDGRNQGSTSSRLVGQPGNQRAELTLGLTASPFRIGNSVSASSVNAGRIVGSSASAGKGFSTSSISVDSGFSANSVLSEVEPEPSPQGNKQVEIFLPSTTENVKVELEKKGKVTAEELRTIEEEDVLDKMLDATTDFEERRLIRTAMRELRQRKREQREKEREQRLQELKNKEKESRMARTTQTSLRQSETINHGSAISTITKTQRLVQSNNGSKTSRTTTVEASYVKRSENGGTVVQTTKSSFSATSKKVGSVFDREDDGVAALERRQAEKKKELMKAQALPKTPATQARKAMIEKLEKDSGSPSTPAFSKVATPRSSAFGVPNANSIKQMLLDWCKAKTRGYENVNIQNFSSSWSDGMAFCALVHNFFPEAFDYNTLSPQNRRQNFDLAFSAAEKHADCPQLLDAEDMVRMREPDWKCVYTYIQEFYRCLVQKGMVKTKKS from the exons GCacaggagaaagaggacttggaagaacGAAACCTCATCAAAGCGCAGATTCATGAACTTCGTACCTCTCAAAATGGAAGCAATCGGACAGAAAAGAATG AGACTGTTTCCGACATATCACTGATTCTGAGTACTCCAAGAGATAAGTTGTCATCctcgtcgtcctcctcctcctcagaacCTGGAAATATGGCACAGTCCCATACAACCGAGCATTCCACACTCAGCCCGGACTCTGAAGAAGAGCCCCTACCAAGTGGCAGTAACGAGGTTTTCATGGAGTCTGCCACTCAGATTCTTAATTCAGAACAGGAGAGCCTTCCAAGGACTACTAGTGTCTTCAGGGAGCCAGCTCCAGTTCAAAAACCTGAATCCAGCTGGACAGAGAGAAAGCAGAATTTGGCAAATAAG CTGAAAGCTGATACAAATGGATCCTATCCAGCGGAGAAGGCGTCAAGGACATGGACAGAGCCAG ATGGACAAGTGCCCCTTTCCCCCTTTCGTCGTGCTAACTCTGTAAGAGACAGAATGAAGAAGTTTACAGAAGAACCCCCTGGTGCACCTCCTTCATTAGGTTTCCGATTCTCCAGCATGAGGGGCGAGAGAGCCCCAGCCAGAGGAGCAAGGGTACTGCAACAACAGGGATTGTTTTCTGCTAGTCAGAAAAATGGTCAAGAAAACAATCGTAAGACAGGACAGGAAGAAAAACTAGTAGCGAAATCTGGACTGAGTCAAACCAGTGCCGGGCTTGGTAGCCACCGAGTGGATCATAGTACAAGCAGCAGTAGCAGAACACAAGATAGTAAAAATGCTTCTGTACCTGAAATAAAGGGCTCCAAGAGTTCAGCCACAAAAGGATCCTTGGCTCccagctctgctggactcagcaCATCCTCTGGGAAAGTGAGCAGAAGACTTCCCCAAAGCCAAGGCTCATTCATCCCAAAACAGGAGGGTGGGAGGAGCAACTCAAACCAATTGCAAGGAACCCAGGTCACAACAGAGGGGGGCAAGCAACTTGAAAATACAGATGGGACCATTACTACATCAGTGGCTCAAGAACGTGTGCAGCCCTCTACACCATCTCTCAACGCATCATCCGAAGACACTCAGGGTGAGAAGCAAGACGCAGACATGAAGACCCTGCTCACCATTGAGATAAAAGATGGGCGAAATCAAGGGTCCACGAGCAGCAGGCTTGTGGGGCAACCAGGAAACCAGAGAGCag AGTTGACCTTAGGACTGACAGCTTCACCTTTCCGAATTGGCAACAGTGTCTCTGCAAGCAGCGTCAATGCGGGCAGGATAGTCGGTTCCAGTGCCAGCGCTGGTAAAGGCTTTAGTACAAGCAGCATCAGCGTGGACAGCGGGTTCAGTGCAAACAGTGTGCTCTCAGAG GTTGAGCCGGAGCCATCACCACAGGGAAATAAGCAAGTTGAGATATTTCTTCCAAGCACAACTGAGAATGTGAAAGTGGAACTAGAGAAAAAAGGCAAAGTGACAGCTGAGGAACTGCGCACTATAGAAGAGGAGGATGTGCTTGATAAGATG ttggatgccacaaCAGACTTTGAAGAGAGGAGGTTAATCAGGACAGCCATGAGGGAGCTACGGCAGAGAAAGAGAG AACAACGGGAGAAGGAGAGAGAGCAGCGCTTACAGGAACTAAAGAACAAGGAGAAGGAGTCCAGGATGGCACGGACCACACAGACAAGTTTACGGCAGAGCGAAACCATAAATCACGGCTCAGCAATTAGCACCATCACTAAGACACAGAGGTTGGTGCAGTCAA ATAATGGCAGCAAAACCTCAAGAACCACTACTGTTGAGGCCAGTTATGTAAAACGATCGGAGA ATGGTGGAACGGTTGTCCAGACGACAAAATCTTCATTCAGTGCCACATCTAAGAAGGTCGGCAG TGTTTTTGATCGTGAAGATGACGGGGTGGCTGCCTTGGAGAGGAGGCAAGCAGAAAAGAAGAAAGAGCTCATGAAAGCGCAAGCTCTGCCTAAAACACCAGCCACACAAGCCCGTAAGGCCATGATTGAAAAGCTGGAGAAAGATAGTGGAAG tccTTCTACTCCAGCTTTTTCCAAAGTTGCCACCCCCCGGTCCTCAGCATTTGGTGTTCCTAATGCTAACAGTATCAAGCAGATGTTGTTAGACTGGTGCAAAGCGAAAACTAGAGGCTATGAG AATGTGAACATCCAGAACTTTTCTTCTAGCTGGAGTGATGGAATGGCGTTTTGTGCCTTGGTCCATAATTTCTTTCCTGAGGCGTTTGACTACAACACCCTCAGCCCACAAAACAGGAGACAGAATTTTGACTTGGCATTTTCTGCTGCAGA GAAGCACGCTGACTGTCCGCAATTGCTAGACGCAGAGGATATGGTCCGCATGCGAGAACCGGACTGGAAATGTGTTTACACGTACATCCAGGAGTTCTACCGCTGCCTGGTGCAGAAGGGGATGGTAAAAACCAAAAAGTCTTAG